A DNA window from Cervus canadensis isolate Bull #8, Minnesota chromosome 30, ASM1932006v1, whole genome shotgun sequence contains the following coding sequences:
- the LOC122432087 gene encoding tumor necrosis factor receptor superfamily member 10C-like isoform X14, translating into MALAAVTPRQPGQRTLPDRTWQRRQRTPAASRSRGGCTQGPRPRLRGPWALIFVVLGVLLLVKPASAMSIRKDEVPQQLSAPLEWIRQQNLCPPGFYMEEVSGGCAPCTDGTDYTNHSNTLPSCLPCTTCKSEEEEKNRCTSSKDTECQCKPGTFRGEDAPEFCQKCSAGCPDGKVMVMNCTPWSNVKCVDQESGTLAHGEAPVPGELATMSRRLPITPCPSSGTSPLVTNIFTGLGITVVITFVLIGCVVCCFSKVLQTRGVPLAVTGPGLFVQCLSLGREVRPEGPPHHSVASLLF; encoded by the exons ATGGCTCTGGCGGCTGTCACCCCGCGGCAACCTGGACAGCGAACGCTGCCCGACCGCACCTGGCAGCGGAGACAGAGGACACCGGCCGCCTCGCGCTCCCGGGGAGGGTGCACCCAGGGCCCCAGGCCTCGGCTCCGGGGCCCCTGGGCTCTCATCTTCGTCGTCTTGGGTGTCTTGCTGTTG GTCAAACCTGCTTCAGCCATGTCTATAAGGAAGGATGAAGTTCCCCAGCAGTTATCAGCCCCACTGGAATGGATCCGCCAACAGAACTTATGTCCACCAG gATTCTATATGGAAGAAGTCAGTGGAGGTTGTGCCCCTTGCACCGATGGGACAGACTACACCAATCATTCAAACACCCTCCCTTCTTGCTTACCTTGCACGACTTGCAAATCAG aagaagaagaaaaaaaccgcTGCACCTCCAGCAAGGACACTGAGTGTCAGTGCAAACCCGGCACTTTCCGTGGAGAAGATGCACCTGAATTCTGTCAAAAATGCAGCGCCGG GTGCCCTGATGGGAAGGTCATGGTCATGAACTGTACGCCCTGGAGCAATGTCAAGTGTGTGGACCAAGAATCAGGTACCCTGGCCCATGGGGAGGCCCCGGTTCCTGGAGAGCTAGCAACCATGAGCCGGAGACTACCCATCACTCCCTGTCCCTCCTCAGGCACTTCACCGCtggtgactaacattttcactggaCTTGGAATCACAGTTGTAATCACCTTTGTCCTAATAGGATGTGTTGTATGTTGCTTCTCTAAAG TTCTCCAGACTCGGGGTGTCCCGCTTGCAGTCACAGGCCCGGGGCTCTTTGTTCAGTGTCTgtccctggggagggaggtgcgGCCAGAGGGCCCTCCCCACCACTCAGTGGCGTCTCTTCTCTTCTAG
- the LOC122432087 gene encoding tumor necrosis factor receptor superfamily member 10A-like isoform X6, with product MALAAVTPRQPGQRTLPDRTWQRRQRTPAASRSRGGCTQGPRPRLRGPWALIFVVLGVLLLVKPASAMSIRKDEVPQQLSAPLEWIRQQNLCPPGFYMEEVSGGCAPCTDGTDYTNHSNTLPSCLPCTTCKSEEEEKNRCTSSKDTECQCKPGTFRGEDAPEFCQKCSAGCPDGKVMVMNCTPWSNVKCVDQESGTSPLVTNIFTGLGITVVITFVLIGCVVCCFSKDSGCPACSHRPGALCSVSVPGEGGAARGPSPPLSGVSSLLGCFGECCHKEKKLTEDNAQSQDEASRESGDPALVLFCLWLPVPEFQNHVYEAQLCNLGPSMKTKAALHCVLQKPAASEGSQGRRWLLVPTDATESLKLFFSDFAAISPL from the exons ATGGCTCTGGCGGCTGTCACCCCGCGGCAACCTGGACAGCGAACGCTGCCCGACCGCACCTGGCAGCGGAGACAGAGGACACCGGCCGCCTCGCGCTCCCGGGGAGGGTGCACCCAGGGCCCCAGGCCTCGGCTCCGGGGCCCCTGGGCTCTCATCTTCGTCGTCTTGGGTGTCTTGCTGTTG GTCAAACCTGCTTCAGCCATGTCTATAAGGAAGGATGAAGTTCCCCAGCAGTTATCAGCCCCACTGGAATGGATCCGCCAACAGAACTTATGTCCACCAG gATTCTATATGGAAGAAGTCAGTGGAGGTTGTGCCCCTTGCACCGATGGGACAGACTACACCAATCATTCAAACACCCTCCCTTCTTGCTTACCTTGCACGACTTGCAAATCAG aagaagaagaaaaaaaccgcTGCACCTCCAGCAAGGACACTGAGTGTCAGTGCAAACCCGGCACTTTCCGTGGAGAAGATGCACCTGAATTCTGTCAAAAATGCAGCGCCGG GTGCCCTGATGGGAAGGTCATGGTCATGAACTGTACGCCCTGGAGCAATGTCAAGTGTGTGGACCAAGAATCAG GCACTTCACCGCtggtgactaacattttcactggaCTTGGAATCACAGTTGTAATCACCTTTGTCCTAATAGGATGTGTTGTATGTTGCTTCTCTAAAG ACTCGGGGTGTCCCGCTTGCAGTCACAGGCCCGGGGCTCTTTGTTCAGTGTCTgtccctggggagggaggtgcgGCCAGAGGGCCCTCCCCACCACTCAGTGGCGTCTCTTCTCTTCTAGGTTGCTTTGGTGAGTGCTGCCACAAG GAAAAGAAGCTGACAGAAGACAATGCCCAGTCCCAAGATGAAGCAAGCAGAGAGTCTGGTG ATCCTgcattggttttgttttgcttatggcTGCCTGTGCCAGAATTTCAGAACCATGTTTACGAGGCTCAGCTCTGTAATCTAGGGCCCTCGATGAAGACCAAGGCTGCTCTCCATTGTGTTTTACAGAAACCAGCAGCATCTGAAGGATCTCAGGGGAGAAGATGGCTGCTGGTTCCAACAGACGCCACAGAAA GCCTGAAGCTGTTCTTCAGTGACTTTGCAGCTATCTCTCCCTTGTGA
- the LOC122432087 gene encoding tumor necrosis factor receptor superfamily member 10C-like isoform X10, which translates to MALAAVTPRQPGQRTLPDRTWQRRQRTPAASRSRGGCTQGPRPRLRGPWALIFVVLGVLLLVKPASAMSIRKDEVPQQLSAPLEWIRQQNLCPPGFYMEEVSGGCAPCTDGTDYTNHSNTLPSCLPCTTCKSEEEEKNRCTSSKDTECQCKPGTFRGEDAPEFCQKCSAGCPDGKVMVMNCTPWSNVKCVDQESGTLAHGEAPVPGELATMSRRLPITPCPSSGTSPLVTNIFTGLGITVVITFVLIGCVVCCFSKGCFGECCHKEKKLTEDNAQSQDEASRESGGPSMKTKAALHCVLQKPAASEGSQGRRWLLVPTDATESLKLFFSDFAAISPL; encoded by the exons ATGGCTCTGGCGGCTGTCACCCCGCGGCAACCTGGACAGCGAACGCTGCCCGACCGCACCTGGCAGCGGAGACAGAGGACACCGGCCGCCTCGCGCTCCCGGGGAGGGTGCACCCAGGGCCCCAGGCCTCGGCTCCGGGGCCCCTGGGCTCTCATCTTCGTCGTCTTGGGTGTCTTGCTGTTG GTCAAACCTGCTTCAGCCATGTCTATAAGGAAGGATGAAGTTCCCCAGCAGTTATCAGCCCCACTGGAATGGATCCGCCAACAGAACTTATGTCCACCAG gATTCTATATGGAAGAAGTCAGTGGAGGTTGTGCCCCTTGCACCGATGGGACAGACTACACCAATCATTCAAACACCCTCCCTTCTTGCTTACCTTGCACGACTTGCAAATCAG aagaagaagaaaaaaaccgcTGCACCTCCAGCAAGGACACTGAGTGTCAGTGCAAACCCGGCACTTTCCGTGGAGAAGATGCACCTGAATTCTGTCAAAAATGCAGCGCCGG GTGCCCTGATGGGAAGGTCATGGTCATGAACTGTACGCCCTGGAGCAATGTCAAGTGTGTGGACCAAGAATCAGGTACCCTGGCCCATGGGGAGGCCCCGGTTCCTGGAGAGCTAGCAACCATGAGCCGGAGACTACCCATCACTCCCTGTCCCTCCTCAGGCACTTCACCGCtggtgactaacattttcactggaCTTGGAATCACAGTTGTAATCACCTTTGTCCTAATAGGATGTGTTGTATGTTGCTTCTCTAAAG GTTGCTTTGGTGAGTGCTGCCACAAG GAAAAGAAGCTGACAGAAGACAATGCCCAGTCCCAAGATGAAGCAAGCAGAGAGTCTGGTG GGCCCTCGATGAAGACCAAGGCTGCTCTCCATTGTGTTTTACAGAAACCAGCAGCATCTGAAGGATCTCAGGGGAGAAGATGGCTGCTGGTTCCAACAGACGCCACAGAAA GCCTGAAGCTGTTCTTCAGTGACTTTGCAGCTATCTCTCCCTTGTGA
- the LOC122432087 gene encoding tumor necrosis factor receptor superfamily member 10B-like isoform X4 — protein sequence MALAAVTPRQPGQRTLPDRTWQRRQRTPAASRSRGGCTQGPRPRLRGPWALIFVVLGVLLLVKPASAMSIRKDEVPQQLSAPLEWIRQQNLCPPGFYMEEVSGGCAPCTDGTDYTNHSNTLPSCLPCTTCKSEEEEKNRCTSSKDTECQCKPGTFRGEDAPEFCQKCSAGCPDGKVMVMNCTPWSNVKCVDQESGTLAHGEAPVPGELATMSRRLPITPCPSSGTSPLVTNIFTGLGITVVITFVLIGCVVCCFSKDSGCPACSHRPGALCSVSVPGEGGAARGPSPPLSGVSSLLGCFGECCHKEKKLTEDNAQSQDEASRESGDPALVLFCLWLPVPEFQNHVYEAQLCNLGPSMKTKAALHCVLQKPAASEGSQGRRWLLVPTDATENGPSSPA from the exons ATGGCTCTGGCGGCTGTCACCCCGCGGCAACCTGGACAGCGAACGCTGCCCGACCGCACCTGGCAGCGGAGACAGAGGACACCGGCCGCCTCGCGCTCCCGGGGAGGGTGCACCCAGGGCCCCAGGCCTCGGCTCCGGGGCCCCTGGGCTCTCATCTTCGTCGTCTTGGGTGTCTTGCTGTTG GTCAAACCTGCTTCAGCCATGTCTATAAGGAAGGATGAAGTTCCCCAGCAGTTATCAGCCCCACTGGAATGGATCCGCCAACAGAACTTATGTCCACCAG gATTCTATATGGAAGAAGTCAGTGGAGGTTGTGCCCCTTGCACCGATGGGACAGACTACACCAATCATTCAAACACCCTCCCTTCTTGCTTACCTTGCACGACTTGCAAATCAG aagaagaagaaaaaaaccgcTGCACCTCCAGCAAGGACACTGAGTGTCAGTGCAAACCCGGCACTTTCCGTGGAGAAGATGCACCTGAATTCTGTCAAAAATGCAGCGCCGG GTGCCCTGATGGGAAGGTCATGGTCATGAACTGTACGCCCTGGAGCAATGTCAAGTGTGTGGACCAAGAATCAGGTACCCTGGCCCATGGGGAGGCCCCGGTTCCTGGAGAGCTAGCAACCATGAGCCGGAGACTACCCATCACTCCCTGTCCCTCCTCAGGCACTTCACCGCtggtgactaacattttcactggaCTTGGAATCACAGTTGTAATCACCTTTGTCCTAATAGGATGTGTTGTATGTTGCTTCTCTAAAG ACTCGGGGTGTCCCGCTTGCAGTCACAGGCCCGGGGCTCTTTGTTCAGTGTCTgtccctggggagggaggtgcgGCCAGAGGGCCCTCCCCACCACTCAGTGGCGTCTCTTCTCTTCTAGGTTGCTTTGGTGAGTGCTGCCACAAG GAAAAGAAGCTGACAGAAGACAATGCCCAGTCCCAAGATGAAGCAAGCAGAGAGTCTGGTG ATCCTgcattggttttgttttgcttatggcTGCCTGTGCCAGAATTTCAGAACCATGTTTACGAGGCTCAGCTCTGTAATCTAGGGCCCTCGATGAAGACCAAGGCTGCTCTCCATTGTGTTTTACAGAAACCAGCAGCATCTGAAGGATCTCAGGGGAGAAGATGGCTGCTGGTTCCAACAGACGCCACAGAAA ATGGGCCCTCATCCCCTGCTTAG
- the LOC122432087 gene encoding tumor necrosis factor receptor superfamily member 10A-like isoform X7 translates to MRSLHMKVKSILHSPQLEKASLPLYSHKVKPASAMSIRKDEVPQQLSAPLEWIRQQNLCPPGFYMEEVSGGCAPCTDGTDYTNHSNTLPSCLPCTTCKSEEEEKNRCTSSKDTECQCKPGTFRGEDAPEFCQKCSAGCPDGKVMVMNCTPWSNVKCVDQESGTLAHGEAPVPGELATMSRRLPITPCPSSGTSPLVTNIFTGLGITVVITFVLIGCVVCCFSKDSGCPACSHRPGALCSVSVPGEGGAARGPSPPLSGVSSLLGCFGECCHKEKKLTEDNAQSQDEASRESGDPALVLFCLWLPVPEFQNHVYEAQLCNLGPSMKTKAALHCVLQKPAASEGSQGRRWLLVPTDATESLKLFFSDFAAISPL, encoded by the exons atgagaagcctacacatGAAAGTCAAGAGTATcctccactcgccacaactagagaaagcctcacttccactgtatagtcataag GTCAAACCTGCTTCAGCCATGTCTATAAGGAAGGATGAAGTTCCCCAGCAGTTATCAGCCCCACTGGAATGGATCCGCCAACAGAACTTATGTCCACCAG gATTCTATATGGAAGAAGTCAGTGGAGGTTGTGCCCCTTGCACCGATGGGACAGACTACACCAATCATTCAAACACCCTCCCTTCTTGCTTACCTTGCACGACTTGCAAATCAG aagaagaagaaaaaaaccgcTGCACCTCCAGCAAGGACACTGAGTGTCAGTGCAAACCCGGCACTTTCCGTGGAGAAGATGCACCTGAATTCTGTCAAAAATGCAGCGCCGG GTGCCCTGATGGGAAGGTCATGGTCATGAACTGTACGCCCTGGAGCAATGTCAAGTGTGTGGACCAAGAATCAGGTACCCTGGCCCATGGGGAGGCCCCGGTTCCTGGAGAGCTAGCAACCATGAGCCGGAGACTACCCATCACTCCCTGTCCCTCCTCAGGCACTTCACCGCtggtgactaacattttcactggaCTTGGAATCACAGTTGTAATCACCTTTGTCCTAATAGGATGTGTTGTATGTTGCTTCTCTAAAG ACTCGGGGTGTCCCGCTTGCAGTCACAGGCCCGGGGCTCTTTGTTCAGTGTCTgtccctggggagggaggtgcgGCCAGAGGGCCCTCCCCACCACTCAGTGGCGTCTCTTCTCTTCTAGGTTGCTTTGGTGAGTGCTGCCACAAG GAAAAGAAGCTGACAGAAGACAATGCCCAGTCCCAAGATGAAGCAAGCAGAGAGTCTGGTG ATCCTgcattggttttgttttgcttatggcTGCCTGTGCCAGAATTTCAGAACCATGTTTACGAGGCTCAGCTCTGTAATCTAGGGCCCTCGATGAAGACCAAGGCTGCTCTCCATTGTGTTTTACAGAAACCAGCAGCATCTGAAGGATCTCAGGGGAGAAGATGGCTGCTGGTTCCAACAGACGCCACAGAAA GCCTGAAGCTGTTCTTCAGTGACTTTGCAGCTATCTCTCCCTTGTGA